Proteins co-encoded in one Listeria ivanovii subsp. ivanovii genomic window:
- a CDS encoding DnaD domain-containing protein, whose translation MNQKMLENWMNEGQVTLPQVLVKNYTAIGLKEMEMMLLLQIQSFAVDAEFFPSMEMLTERTTLRLEDTIKTMDSLLKKGMIAIEQGQDASQMISERYSLAPLWGKLVALYENNEAEDRQEKQMEKQTNLYSLFEAEFGRPLSPMEAEMLSAWLDQDKTSPDLIKEALKEAVISQKLNFRYIDRILLNWSKQGVKTIDDAKRVAEEFHQNGRTTQTINKDEVKKSAGSIPLYDWLEKRKG comes from the coding sequence ATGAATCAAAAAATGCTTGAAAATTGGATGAATGAAGGGCAAGTAACTTTGCCGCAAGTACTAGTAAAAAATTATACAGCAATTGGTTTAAAGGAGATGGAAATGATGCTATTGCTTCAAATTCAATCTTTTGCGGTCGATGCTGAATTTTTTCCTTCTATGGAAATGTTAACAGAACGAACAACACTACGACTAGAAGATACAATTAAAACGATGGACTCGCTTCTAAAAAAAGGCATGATTGCTATTGAACAAGGGCAAGATGCTTCTCAAATGATTTCCGAACGATATAGTTTAGCACCACTTTGGGGGAAGTTAGTAGCTCTATATGAAAATAACGAAGCGGAAGACAGACAAGAAAAACAAATGGAAAAGCAAACCAATTTATACAGCCTTTTTGAAGCGGAATTTGGGAGACCACTTTCACCGATGGAAGCGGAAATGTTATCTGCTTGGTTAGATCAAGATAAAACTAGCCCTGATTTAATCAAAGAAGCATTAAAAGAGGCCGTTATTTCACAAAAATTAAATTTCCGTTATATTGATAGAATATTGCTCAATTGGTCAAAACAAGGTGTAAAAACAATCGATGATGCCAAACGAGTGGCAGAGGAGTTTCATCAAAACGGGCGAACAACACAAACGATAAACAAAGATGAAGTGAAAAAAAGCGCAGGATCTATACCATTATATGACTGGCTTGAAAAAAGAAAAGGGTGA
- a CDS encoding YppE family protein translates to MELLERTEKLLLQNEKNWELYLSNREAAKPFDFYKDMKPFVDEAKKLADDFLELAIPWVNKERPPYLGELQLRQASDNIQMTAVSAFNGKSFYKHFLDHYESTKYTLTRVRDFLKRKEELM, encoded by the coding sequence ATGGAACTTTTAGAACGTACGGAAAAACTGCTTCTACAAAACGAAAAAAATTGGGAATTGTACCTAAGTAATCGCGAAGCAGCAAAGCCGTTTGATTTTTATAAAGATATGAAGCCATTTGTGGACGAAGCAAAGAAGCTTGCTGATGATTTTTTAGAATTAGCTATTCCATGGGTAAATAAAGAACGTCCGCCGTATTTAGGGGAACTTCAACTTAGACAAGCATCTGACAATATTCAAATGACAGCAGTGAGCGCATTTAATGGAAAGTCTTTTTATAAGCACTTCTTGGATCATTATGAATCTACTAAGTATACACTAACAAGAGTAAGAGATTTCTTAAAAAGAAAAGAGGAATTGATGTGA
- the recU gene encoding Holliday junction resolvase RecU encodes MAIGYPNGKKYAASPEQTVPQKKRKETVSYGKRGMSLEDDLNDTIAYYLAQDMAVIHKKPTPVQIVSVDYPKRSSAKIKEAYFKTPSTTDYNGVYKGKYIDFEAKETQNTTSFPLSNFHDHQMTHMASVLKQDGIVFVIIAFQKLGETHFIPFEKFYPFWQRMQSGGRKSVTLTEIQDVSDQIPYGLNPRLDFLKTIDKIYF; translated from the coding sequence ATGGCTATTGGCTACCCTAACGGCAAGAAATATGCAGCAAGCCCTGAGCAGACAGTTCCGCAAAAAAAGCGAAAAGAAACTGTTTCTTATGGTAAACGTGGTATGTCTTTGGAAGATGACCTAAATGACACTATCGCTTATTATTTAGCGCAAGATATGGCCGTCATCCATAAAAAGCCTACCCCTGTCCAAATTGTCAGCGTGGATTACCCAAAAAGAAGTAGCGCAAAAATTAAGGAAGCCTACTTCAAAACACCCTCCACAACAGATTACAATGGTGTGTATAAAGGAAAGTATATTGATTTCGAAGCAAAAGAAACACAAAATACTACTTCCTTTCCACTAAGCAATTTCCATGATCACCAAATGACACATATGGCGAGTGTCTTAAAACAAGATGGCATTGTTTTTGTCATTATTGCCTTTCAAAAACTCGGAGAAACTCACTTCATTCCATTTGAAAAGTTTTATCCGTTTTGGCAACGAATGCAGAGTGGTGGAAGAAAATCTGTTACTTTAACAGAAATACAAGATGTATCAGACCAAATTCCTTATGGTCTAAATCCAAGGCTTGACTTTTTGAAAACGATAGACAAAATATACTTCTAG
- a CDS encoding YpoC family protein, which yields MAEFKYAVELAHPDFPAPDVVVEEYDSESIYVSGLPFWQEQQFYTRGGGVIPWKNQTDKACRKLAKHMTNLAESMEKELKVHRKPAPVVVRDALGIFLSILFWSNHRPVQLDNLMEQISTLDMKPLNLEERLEYVLKRGNTYLGFRQLNELVLEQRKLIAKK from the coding sequence ATGGCTGAGTTTAAATATGCAGTGGAGTTAGCCCATCCAGATTTCCCTGCGCCAGATGTTGTGGTAGAAGAATATGATTCTGAATCTATCTATGTAAGTGGCTTACCTTTTTGGCAAGAGCAGCAATTTTATACGAGAGGTGGCGGCGTTATCCCATGGAAAAACCAAACGGATAAAGCTTGCCGAAAACTTGCGAAACATATGACGAATTTGGCAGAAAGTATGGAAAAAGAGTTAAAAGTACATAGAAAACCTGCACCAGTTGTGGTAAGAGATGCACTTGGTATTTTTTTATCCATTTTATTTTGGAGTAATCATCGTCCGGTTCAACTAGACAATTTGATGGAACAAATTAGCACTCTTGATATGAAGCCATTAAACTTAGAAGAACGGTTGGAATATGTATTAAAGCGTGGAAATACTTATTTAGGATTTCGGCAGTTAAATGAATTAGTACTAGAGCAGCGTAAATTAATTGCGAAAAAATAA
- a CDS encoding NADPH-dependent oxidoreductase, producing MNTTTQQLFKHVSVREFKKKPLSDEVKQTLVAAARSGATSHFVQAFSILEITDPTLREKLAEITDSASYVKQTGTFYVFVGDLYRQSKLLLANNQSLEGLRNMESLLVGVVDATIAAQNMVVAAESLELGTCYIGGIRNDIAKISELLNLPPFTIPIFGLTIGIPAHKNQVKPRLLFENQVSENQYPHEQFANLKDYEALTREYYALREKNEQQTSCSDKNIEFFKEIRRPEIAAFLKKQGFTLN from the coding sequence ATGAACACAACCACTCAACAATTATTTAAGCATGTTTCCGTTCGAGAATTTAAAAAAAAGCCCTTATCTGATGAGGTCAAACAAACTTTAGTAGCAGCGGCCAGAAGTGGTGCTACTTCCCATTTCGTTCAAGCTTTTTCTATTTTAGAAATTACGGATCCAACGTTACGGGAGAAATTAGCTGAGATTACGGATAGCGCTTCTTATGTTAAACAAACTGGAACCTTTTATGTGTTTGTTGGGGATTTATATCGCCAATCTAAACTTTTACTTGCGAACAATCAATCCTTAGAGGGCTTAAGAAATATGGAGTCTTTATTAGTGGGAGTGGTGGATGCAACGATTGCAGCTCAAAATATGGTTGTTGCAGCAGAATCATTAGAACTAGGAACCTGCTATATCGGTGGAATCCGAAATGACATCGCAAAAATTTCTGAGTTGTTAAATTTGCCTCCGTTTACAATTCCAATTTTCGGACTAACTATTGGCATTCCAGCACACAAAAATCAAGTCAAACCGCGTCTGTTATTTGAAAATCAAGTAAGCGAAAATCAATATCCCCATGAACAATTCGCAAATTTAAAAGACTATGAAGCCTTAACAAGAGAATATTATGCCTTACGTGAAAAAAATGAACAACAAACTTCTTGCTCTGATAAGAATATCGAATTTTTTAAAGAGATACGAAGACCAGAAATTGCAGCTTTTTTGAAAAAACAGGGTTTTACGTTAAATTAA
- the gpsB gene encoding cell division regulator GpsB: MTSEQFEYHLTGKEILEKEFKTGLRGYNPEDVDEFLDMVIKDYSTFTQEIEALQAENIRLVQELDNAPLRTAVQTAPAFQATTQPAGTTNFDILKRLSNLEKHVFGNKLDDNE, translated from the coding sequence ATGACTTCGGAACAGTTCGAATATCACTTAACTGGTAAAGAAATTTTGGAAAAAGAATTTAAAACTGGGCTTCGTGGATACAATCCGGAAGATGTCGATGAATTTTTAGACATGGTTATTAAAGATTACAGCACATTTACACAAGAAATTGAAGCGCTTCAAGCTGAAAATATTCGTTTAGTACAAGAATTAGACAATGCACCTTTGAGAACGGCTGTACAAACAGCACCAGCATTTCAAGCAACTACACAGCCAGCTGGAACGACCAACTTTGATATCTTAAAACGTCTTTCTAATTTAGAAAAACATGTTTTTGGAAATAAGCTGGACGACAACGAATAG
- a CDS encoding THUMP domain-containing class I SAM-dependent RNA methyltransferase, which translates to MKTFQLVATAASGLEAIVGKEVARLGYEPKVENGKVYFEGDLAAIARANLWLRVADRVKIVVGVFKATTFDELFEKTKALPWEDYLPLDAEFPVAGKSVKSTLYSVPDCQAIVKKAIVNRVSEKYRRSGRLMETGALFKLEVSILKDEVTLTIDTSGPGLHKRGYRLAQGSAPIKETMAAALVLLTSWHPDRPFYDPVCGSGTIPIEAALIGQNIAPGFNREFVSETWDWMPKQIWADARQEAEDLANYDQPLNIIGGDIDARLIDIAKQNAVEAGLGDLISFRQLQVADFQTEDEYGVVVANPPYGERLEDEEAVRQLYREMGIVYKRMPTWSVYVLTSYELFEEVYGKKATKKRKLYNGYLRTDLYQYWGPRKPRVKKED; encoded by the coding sequence ATGAAAACATTTCAGTTGGTGGCAACAGCGGCCTCTGGTTTAGAAGCTATTGTTGGGAAAGAAGTAGCACGCTTAGGTTACGAACCAAAAGTAGAAAACGGTAAAGTTTATTTTGAAGGGGATTTGGCAGCAATTGCTAGAGCTAACTTATGGCTTCGTGTTGCAGACCGTGTGAAGATTGTTGTTGGCGTTTTTAAAGCGACGACATTTGATGAATTATTTGAAAAAACGAAAGCATTACCGTGGGAAGATTATTTGCCACTTGATGCGGAGTTTCCTGTTGCTGGAAAATCAGTTAAATCAACGCTTTATAGTGTTCCTGACTGCCAAGCAATCGTGAAAAAAGCAATCGTTAATCGTGTGAGTGAAAAGTATCGCCGGTCTGGTCGTTTAATGGAAACAGGAGCACTTTTTAAGCTAGAGGTCTCGATTTTAAAGGATGAAGTTACCTTAACGATTGATACGAGTGGTCCAGGATTACATAAACGCGGCTATCGTTTAGCGCAAGGTAGCGCGCCGATTAAAGAAACGATGGCAGCTGCACTTGTTTTACTTACAAGCTGGCATCCAGACCGTCCTTTTTATGATCCAGTTTGTGGTTCTGGAACAATTCCAATTGAAGCAGCTTTAATTGGTCAAAATATTGCACCAGGTTTTAACCGTGAATTTGTATCAGAAACGTGGGATTGGATGCCGAAACAAATTTGGGCGGATGCGAGACAAGAAGCAGAGGATTTGGCAAACTATGACCAACCACTAAATATTATTGGTGGAGATATTGATGCTCGTTTAATTGATATTGCAAAACAAAATGCTGTTGAAGCAGGTCTTGGCGATTTGATATCTTTTAGACAACTTCAAGTAGCGGATTTTCAAACAGAAGATGAATACGGGGTAGTTGTAGCGAATCCACCGTACGGAGAACGACTAGAGGATGAAGAAGCTGTTCGTCAACTTTATCGCGAAATGGGCATTGTATATAAAAGAATGCCTACTTGGTCCGTATATGTTCTAACTTCCTATGAATTATTTGAGGAAGTTTATGGTAAAAAAGCAACGAAAAAACGGAAATTATATAATGGTTATTTGCGGACTGATTTGTATCAATATTGGGGTCCGAGAAAACCACGTGTGAAAAAAGAAGACTGA
- the nth gene encoding endonuclease III — protein sequence MLSNKQTVLCVEEMAKMFPAAHCELIHKNTFELLVAVVLSAQCTDVLVNRVTASLFEKYHKPEDYLAVSLDELMDDIRSIGLYRNKAKNIQGLSQKLLTEFNGEVPQTHAELESLPGVGRKTANVVLSVGFGVPAIAVDTHVERISKRLGICRRKDSVVEVEETLKRKLPEELWSDAHHYMIFFGRYHCKARNPECPTCPLLYLCREGKKQAKVRGFDG from the coding sequence TTGCTATCTAATAAACAAACTGTCTTATGCGTTGAAGAAATGGCTAAAATGTTCCCTGCGGCTCACTGTGAGCTAATCCATAAAAACACGTTTGAACTCTTAGTTGCTGTGGTTTTATCTGCCCAGTGCACAGATGTATTAGTGAACCGAGTAACGGCTTCTCTTTTTGAAAAATATCATAAACCTGAAGATTATTTAGCTGTATCGCTTGATGAATTAATGGATGATATCCGTTCCATTGGTTTATATCGAAATAAAGCTAAAAATATTCAAGGACTATCACAAAAGTTGCTAACTGAGTTTAACGGAGAAGTACCACAGACTCATGCAGAACTTGAAAGCTTACCCGGCGTTGGTAGAAAAACAGCCAATGTTGTACTTTCGGTTGGTTTTGGTGTGCCTGCTATTGCTGTGGATACTCACGTGGAGCGGATTAGTAAACGACTTGGTATTTGCAGACGGAAAGATTCGGTAGTAGAAGTGGAAGAAACGTTAAAACGAAAATTACCGGAAGAACTATGGTCGGACGCGCACCATTATATGATTTTCTTCGGTAGATATCATTGCAAAGCGCGAAACCCAGAATGTCCGACATGTCCACTTCTTTATTTATGCCGCGAAGGGAAAAAACAAGCGAAAGTGAGGGGATTTGATGGCTGA
- a CDS encoding LysR family transcriptional regulator, with protein MDIENMRAFNKVAELKSISAAANELHHLQSNMSNKIKNIEKQFNTQLFFRHSNGVELTQNGEKLYQQFKKMILLWEETTAIISNKEENILIGIPQSTFPMQFNTIIKDFYSQFPNKKLSIVSATTNELIYKIVNRELTIAYVAELEKDNLFQDKQIISEMLSRDKLVFIGKTKGIPLQKILTEERLYVFNKQCYSYRALINLMNDFNIQNTSISEINIVETLFDICKNELGIGIIPESIAVKYNIQVYETLPDKYSELRQMFIYHKDHTISSAEKWLIEKSKPVFKN; from the coding sequence ATGGATATTGAGAATATGAGAGCTTTTAATAAAGTTGCGGAACTTAAAAGTATTTCTGCTGCTGCAAATGAATTACATCATTTACAATCTAATATGTCGAATAAAATAAAAAATATAGAAAAACAGTTTAATACCCAACTCTTCTTTCGACACTCTAATGGCGTTGAACTAACTCAGAATGGGGAGAAACTCTATCAACAATTTAAAAAAATGATTTTGCTCTGGGAGGAAACCACTGCTATTATCAGTAACAAAGAAGAAAATATTTTGATTGGTATTCCTCAGTCCACTTTTCCTATGCAATTTAATACTATTATTAAAGACTTTTATTCACAGTTTCCGAATAAAAAATTGTCAATCGTCAGTGCAACTACCAATGAATTAATATATAAAATAGTAAATAGAGAACTAACGATTGCTTATGTGGCTGAACTGGAAAAGGATAATTTGTTTCAAGACAAGCAAATCATATCTGAGATGCTGTCGCGTGATAAATTAGTATTCATTGGTAAAACAAAAGGAATACCACTACAAAAAATATTGACGGAAGAGCGCTTATACGTTTTTAATAAGCAATGCTATTCTTATAGAGCGCTGATCAACCTGATGAATGATTTTAATATCCAAAATACTTCTATCTCGGAAATTAATATTGTTGAGACACTTTTTGATATTTGCAAAAATGAACTAGGGATTGGAATAATTCCCGAAAGTATCGCAGTAAAATATAATATTCAGGTCTATGAAACGCTACCCGATAAGTATTCGGAACTCCGGCAAATGTTTATTTATCATAAAGATCATACTATTTCAAGTGCAGAAAAGTGGTTGATTGAAAAAAGTAAACCTGTTTTTAAGAACTAA
- a CDS encoding DUF1273 domain-containing protein, protein MKSIAVTGYKNFELGIFKKDADEAVYIKETIKRHLIPLVENGLEWVIISGQLGIELWAGEVVTELKAEEYPLKLAVLEPFEKQSSNWNEANQLWANEILAVADYHAFITKRPYENPAQFQAKDGFIIDNTDGALLVYDLEKEGSPKFFYERAKIAKEQSDYYLECIDFYALQDVVDDMNQAF, encoded by the coding sequence GTGAAATCCATCGCCGTGACGGGATATAAAAATTTTGAACTGGGAATTTTTAAAAAGGATGCGGATGAAGCTGTTTATATTAAAGAAACTATCAAACGCCACTTAATCCCGCTTGTGGAAAATGGTTTAGAATGGGTCATTATTTCTGGGCAACTTGGAATTGAACTTTGGGCAGGAGAAGTTGTTACAGAGCTTAAAGCAGAGGAGTATCCATTAAAGCTTGCTGTCTTAGAACCATTCGAAAAGCAAAGCTCTAACTGGAATGAAGCCAATCAATTATGGGCAAATGAAATTCTTGCTGTGGCAGATTACCACGCATTTATTACAAAGCGACCATATGAAAATCCAGCGCAGTTTCAAGCAAAAGATGGATTTATTATTGATAATACAGACGGGGCTTTGCTTGTATACGATTTAGAAAAAGAAGGTTCGCCAAAGTTTTTCTATGAACGCGCCAAAATAGCGAAAGAGCAGTCGGATTATTATTTAGAGTGCATTGATTTTTATGCCCTTCAAGATGTGGTGGATGACATGAATCAAGCTTTTTAA
- a CDS encoding carboxypeptidase M32 — MVETLEQEFLDYIKKMEALEEALALVYWDLRTGAPAKGMEGRSDVIGVLSEEIFHMQTSEEMAAFIAGLNLNKENLSEITRKTLEESQKNYDLNKKIPSKEYAEYTKLVAQAETAWTRAREQNDFAAFEPFLTRILEMKRKFVDYWGYTENKYDTLLDQYEPGVTVAVLDSVFEKVRDGIMAIREKIVKEGIKPDATILNTKISEAKQKEFSIRILNKMGFDFEAGRLDETVHPFATGLNTGDVRITTRYNKNDFKMAVFGTIHEGGHAIYEQNFDEALVGTPLANGASMGIHESQSLFYEIIIGSSLAFWKSNYADFQAITKPAFDDVKLEDFYRAVNISESSLIRIEADTLTYPLHIMIRYELEKALINGDLEVKDLPKAWGDKYEEYLGIRPDSDTNGVLQDIHWAGGDFGYFPSYALGLMYAAQFYHQMQKEIPNMDAIIASDDYTPLKTWLTEHVHQFGKMKKPLEILTDTTGEGLNPNYLLELLEKRYAYVYQFNE; from the coding sequence TTGGTAGAAACATTAGAACAGGAATTTTTAGACTATATTAAAAAAATGGAAGCACTGGAAGAAGCTTTAGCATTAGTATATTGGGACCTTCGAACAGGGGCACCTGCAAAAGGAATGGAAGGACGTTCAGATGTCATTGGTGTTCTTTCCGAAGAAATCTTCCATATGCAAACATCCGAAGAAATGGCTGCTTTTATTGCGGGACTAAATCTAAATAAAGAAAATCTATCCGAAATTACTCGTAAAACTTTAGAAGAGTCTCAAAAAAATTATGATTTAAATAAAAAAATCCCGAGTAAAGAATATGCCGAATATACCAAACTAGTGGCTCAAGCAGAAACCGCTTGGACAAGGGCTAGAGAACAAAATGATTTTGCAGCATTTGAACCATTTTTGACTAGGATTTTGGAAATGAAACGCAAATTTGTGGATTATTGGGGTTACACGGAAAATAAATATGATACGTTGCTTGACCAATATGAGCCTGGTGTAACAGTTGCTGTGCTTGATTCTGTGTTTGAAAAAGTTCGTGATGGCATTATGGCGATTCGTGAAAAAATTGTTAAAGAAGGAATTAAGCCAGACGCAACGATTTTAAACACAAAGATCTCTGAAGCAAAGCAAAAAGAATTTAGTATTCGAATTTTAAACAAAATGGGCTTTGATTTTGAGGCAGGTCGATTAGATGAAACGGTACATCCATTCGCGACGGGATTAAATACCGGCGATGTTCGAATTACTACACGTTACAATAAAAATGACTTCAAAATGGCTGTTTTTGGAACTATCCATGAAGGTGGGCATGCGATTTATGAGCAAAATTTTGATGAAGCACTTGTAGGAACGCCACTAGCAAATGGTGCTTCCATGGGGATTCATGAATCACAGTCACTATTTTATGAAATTATCATTGGTTCCAGTTTGGCTTTTTGGAAAAGTAATTATGCTGATTTTCAAGCAATTACAAAACCGGCTTTTGATGATGTGAAGTTAGAAGACTTTTATCGTGCTGTGAATATCTCAGAAAGTTCACTGATTCGGATTGAGGCGGATACTTTAACTTATCCACTTCATATTATGATTCGTTATGAACTTGAAAAAGCCTTAATTAATGGCGATTTAGAAGTAAAAGACTTACCGAAAGCATGGGGAGATAAATACGAAGAATATTTGGGTATTCGTCCAGATTCTGATACGAACGGTGTCTTGCAAGATATTCACTGGGCTGGCGGTGATTTTGGTTATTTCCCTTCTTACGCGCTTGGTTTAATGTATGCGGCACAGTTCTACCACCAAATGCAAAAAGAAATCCCCAATATGGATGCGATTATTGCAAGCGATGATTATACGCCATTAAAAACGTGGTTAACGGAGCATGTACATCAATTTGGTAAAATGAAAAAACCACTAGAAATTTTGACGGATACAACAGGAGAGGGCTTAAATCCGAACTACTTATTAGAATTACTAGAAAAAAGATATGCTTATGTTTATCAATTTAACGAGTGA
- a CDS encoding penicillin-binding protein 1A, with translation MADKPQTRSQYRNKQNGSSKKNPSKRGKRVTANIFKTIFFTGLFLAFFGVAAGATVFYNYAKDAPKLTDSKLRDPLSSKLLDKDGKVFAEVGTERREYIEYKDIPDTLKDAILTTEDARFYEHDGIDPIRLGGAVIANFKDGFGSEGASTLSQQIIKMSYLDYTNKTLARKAQEAWLALQLEEKYSKDDILEIYVNKVYMSDRVHGMQTASEHYFGKNLKDLTLAQTALIAGMPQSPNNYNPYDHPEAAKKRRDQVLTNMYSHDKITKDEMTAAQKTPINTGLRSKKDREDKIYKYDSYVTQVLSEIPKEYDVYRDGLTIYTALDRDVQEYTEKMLNTNEIVNFTDDEMQAGIVLQDTKTGRVQAIGGGRNQTVTRGYNYATQVKRSVGSTMKPIADYGPAFEYLDWSTAHILEDEPYTYTGGTPINNWDFGYKGPISVRQALYQSRNIPALKTLQAVGLDKSEQFVNKLGITYDEGQNVESNAIGANSSNPMQMAGAYAAFGNKGIYNKPHTVTKIVLSDGQTEIDTEPKSTVAMKESTAYMVSDVLKDVLTIGTGTSAAVPGLQAAGKTGTTNIPPEFTSQYYYPSGAARDSWFAGYTTNYSIAVWTGYDNKKKYVSASEQKIAQYMFSKLMAHASEGKTTEDFKMPNNVVSVPILKGSNPIARAASGTSSDKVSYELFIAGTAPTKTASTPEDEKKKKEEAAAKKKAEEDKKKQTEEEKKKAEEEAKKKAEEEEKNKEVSAPTGLKASYDGNSKQINVSWAAVDGATYEVTVNGTTTTVSSTSVSVSGGNPGDTISISVIAQKDGNKSPAASTTVKIPAEESSE, from the coding sequence ATGGCAGATAAACCGCAGACAAGATCTCAGTATCGCAACAAACAAAATGGCAGCTCGAAAAAAAATCCGTCTAAGCGAGGAAAACGTGTTACAGCTAATATTTTCAAAACAATTTTCTTTACAGGATTATTTTTAGCTTTCTTTGGTGTTGCGGCTGGTGCAACTGTCTTTTACAATTACGCAAAAGATGCACCAAAACTGACCGACTCCAAACTACGGGATCCACTTTCGTCCAAACTACTTGATAAGGATGGAAAGGTTTTCGCAGAAGTTGGAACCGAACGGCGGGAATATATTGAATACAAAGATATACCGGATACACTGAAAGATGCAATCCTAACAACGGAGGATGCTCGTTTTTATGAACATGATGGGATTGACCCAATTCGACTTGGTGGAGCTGTTATTGCCAATTTTAAAGACGGATTTGGTTCAGAAGGTGCCAGTACCCTATCTCAGCAAATCATCAAAATGTCCTATCTAGATTATACGAATAAAACATTAGCAAGAAAAGCTCAAGAAGCATGGCTTGCCCTTCAATTAGAAGAAAAATATAGCAAAGATGATATTCTAGAAATTTATGTTAATAAAGTCTATATGTCAGATCGTGTCCATGGGATGCAAACTGCTTCTGAGCATTATTTCGGCAAAAATTTAAAAGATTTAACATTGGCACAAACAGCTTTAATTGCTGGTATGCCTCAAAGCCCCAATAATTATAATCCTTACGACCACCCAGAAGCTGCTAAAAAACGTCGTGATCAAGTTTTAACCAACATGTATTCGCATGATAAAATTACGAAAGACGAAATGACAGCTGCGCAAAAAACACCTATTAACACTGGTCTTCGTTCAAAAAAAGATCGGGAAGATAAAATTTACAAATATGATTCCTATGTAACACAAGTTTTAAGTGAAATTCCAAAAGAATATGATGTTTACCGCGATGGCTTAACTATTTATACCGCACTTGATCGTGATGTACAAGAATACACGGAAAAAATGCTTAATACCAATGAAATCGTTAATTTCACAGATGATGAAATGCAAGCCGGTATTGTCTTGCAAGATACTAAAACCGGTCGAGTTCAAGCGATTGGCGGCGGGCGTAATCAAACCGTTACTCGTGGCTACAACTACGCAACGCAAGTGAAGCGTTCAGTCGGATCAACAATGAAACCAATTGCCGATTATGGACCAGCTTTTGAGTATTTAGATTGGTCAACCGCACACATTTTAGAAGATGAGCCTTATACGTATACCGGCGGAACTCCTATTAATAACTGGGATTTCGGCTATAAAGGACCTATTTCTGTTCGTCAAGCACTTTACCAATCAAGAAATATTCCAGCACTAAAAACATTACAAGCAGTCGGCTTAGATAAGTCCGAGCAATTCGTTAACAAGCTTGGTATCACTTATGATGAAGGCCAAAATGTCGAGTCTAACGCAATCGGAGCAAACAGTTCTAATCCAATGCAAATGGCTGGCGCTTATGCTGCTTTCGGAAATAAAGGAATTTACAACAAACCACATACAGTGACCAAAATTGTTCTATCTGATGGCCAAACCGAAATTGATACAGAACCAAAAAGTACAGTTGCAATGAAAGAATCTACTGCTTATATGGTCTCTGATGTTCTAAAAGATGTTCTTACAATAGGAACTGGTACATCAGCAGCTGTTCCAGGACTTCAAGCAGCTGGTAAAACAGGTACAACAAACATTCCACCTGAATTCACTTCACAGTACTACTATCCTAGTGGTGCAGCTCGTGACTCATGGTTCGCTGGTTATACTACAAATTATTCTATCGCTGTATGGACAGGTTATGATAATAAGAAAAAATATGTTTCAGCAAGTGAGCAAAAAATTGCTCAATATATGTTTAGTAAATTAATGGCGCATGCATCTGAAGGAAAAACAACCGAAGATTTCAAAATGCCAAATAATGTTGTTTCTGTCCCAATTTTAAAAGGTAGCAATCCAATCGCTCGTGCCGCATCTGGTACATCAAGCGATAAAGTAAGCTATGAACTATTCATCGCTGGCACGGCGCCAACAAAAACCGCTTCTACTCCAGAAGATGAGAAGAAGAAAAAAGAAGAAGCAGCAGCGAAGAAAAAAGCCGAAGAAGACAAGAAGAAACAAACAGAAGAAGAGAAAAAGAAAGCCGAAGAAGAGGCTAAGAAAAAAGCAGAGGAAGAAGAAAAAAATAAAGAGGTTTCTGCCCCAACCGGCTTAAAGGCAAGTTATGATGGCAATTCGAAGCAAATAAATGTTTCGTGGGCAGCAGTCGATGGTGCAACTTATGAAGTAACTGTGAATGGAACGACAACAACTGTCTCTTCCACTTCCGTTTCTGTAAGTGGTGGCAATCCGGGTGATACGATATCCATTAGTGTTATCGCCCAAAAAGATGGGAACAAGAGCCCTGCTGCATCTACCACTGTCAAAATACCTGCCGAAGAATCATCTGAATAG